A single Sciurus carolinensis chromosome 15, mSciCar1.2, whole genome shotgun sequence DNA region contains:
- the LOC124965773 gene encoding LOW QUALITY PROTEIN: spermatogenesis-associated protein 31E1-like (The sequence of the model RefSeq protein was modified relative to this genomic sequence to represent the inferred CDS: substituted 1 base at 1 genomic stop codon): MSPLFPLKSINAIXLNPSSTTWVMEMILAFVGGLVLFILLSPYLHSNVFSLPPLKNRSIKKIEKRCRKKSRKKKGILKACRDCRKKVEETQQLALILQSHLRKFHDKVRFLQLLHEDAPGEVFKPRPVGAHQSPRQNVEDSSSATLSLLASLVPLTNNPLPLASSLSESKEDQSSLNTIPLGTVPEGSLSGNSYWASLITAISGLDCISYFILFFSWWWTTTKALFFSTWTYGKSQKEKHLSHHPPDPTLWGDPTHQQVEAKGLSFINPDVQKLLEMLITKRAELKMWKENAKNGSSFKPMTPDHYLDSLGKMLKSLGGKRHTTAQRFWNTKGKPEQLPGSQNFSYHKALGDPLEHKRSQLFWGLPSLHSESLVATAWVPKRSSSARSKPVTFNEVSDSSLVQPQAEESPQISQDQPLPNCVTQPQCLTQTLPPSVAQVQNNTQLTSSLQNLPPSSPPQNRTHRTICPTSQEEVWPLIPTENQHVERPPQKQQKHRKVLPSSLQKSQEAKSQSTLKHHQGSRPSLIPKSAPNLPGDSKSTKFHERSEQHRLERFITHEHQAGPPCRLPASQDFTQTQGKFPRKCCGCQTKDKHGHFLTAQPAELAYESRKGVQKVKSTCSGRFLKGPEQDIKRRDPEDLPWKSRSTPVKVLEGEKEDFESDLMRPGKCDSGSDLSTGLNKKLLEKILHDHLSKKLVQINEGIIPVYVRGSWLAANYTFPKSNTHKKHINLAFSKDQQSRVNTSQNLFFLDPGTHLMLETDIMRSRVRHRWSPQLQALDPMNHSFGERPPLPLPLSASPLDSCDSRANSISKVASFPEELPWKGPEEKVVKKMSVPTLQSPLPDPSPAERQKAWRGTPLGGSHEPSVVPPTNQEDHLPSQPHNYSLPGRTQNGRIIMGTARGSLKPSPSLAKARCEPWEERGGMVSGDPCCGTAMLEIKLQSQSSRSEETRRTEVEKEEPPKWEVTVSPLPAREMSDPPESYTEKRKHHFLQSLCPSKKGIGQEDSLEKVKPLSSTAQTQGSVISKVLTDNGTAKAQNIMTAVQQILVDKLGHQHGGGLPELN, translated from the exons ATGAGTCCTCTCTTTCCTCTGAAAAGTATTAATGCCATTTAGCTAAATCCCAGCTCCACCACCTGGGTGATGGAAATGATCCTTGCCTTTGTGGGTGGACTGGTGCTCTTTATACTATTAAGCCCTTACCTCCATAGTAATGTATTCTCGCTACCACCTTTGAAAAATAGGAGTATCAAAAAG ATAGAGAAGAGGTGTAGGAAGAAGAGCAGGAAGAAGAAGGGCATTCTGAAAG CTTGTAGAGACTGCCGGAAGAAAGTGGAGGAAACACAACAACTGGCTTTAATTCTGCAAAG CCACCTACGGAAGTTCCATGATAAAGTTAGATTTCTTCAGCTGCTACATGAAGATGCCCCAGGTGAGGTATTCAAACCAAGGCCTGTTGGAGCCCACCAGTCACCTAGGCAGAATGTGGAGGATTCTTCTTCTGCTACCCTGTCCCTGTTGGCTTCCCTGGTTCCTCTGACCAACAACCCTCTACCACTGGCCTCATCCCTATCGGAATCTAAAGAAGACCAATCTAGCTTGAATACAATCCCACTGGGCACTGTCCCAGAGGGCTCCCTTTCAGGTAACTCCTATTGGGCATCCCTGATCACGGCCATCTCAGGACTTGACTGCATAAgctatttcattctgtttttctcctgGTGGTGGACAACTACCAAGGCCTTATTTTTCTCCACTTGGACATATGGTAAatcccaaaaagaaaaacatctttcaCACCATCCACCAGACCCCACACTCTGGGGAGACCCCACACACCAGCAAGTAGAGGCTAAGGGTCTCTCTTTCATCAACCCTGATGTCCAGAAACTACTGGAGATGCTAATCACCAAAAGAGCAGAACtaaaaatgtggaaggaaaatgCTAAAAATGGATCTTCTTTCAAACCAATGACCCCAGACCACTACCTGGATTCTCTGGGGAAAATGCTGAAGTCACTGGGTGGCAAGAGACACACCACGGCACAACGCTTCTGGAACACAAAAGGGAAACCAGAGCAGCTTCCTGGTTCTCAAAACTTCTCTTACCACAAGGCCTTGGGGGACCCTTTAGAGCATAAACGCAGCCAGCTGTTCTGGGGCCTGCCCTCTCTGCACAGTGAGTCCCTGGTGGCTACTGCCTGGGTCCCTAAGAGGTCTTCCTCTGCACGATCTAAACCTGTTACATTTAACGAAGTCTCTGACTCTTCACTAGTTCAACCTCAGGCTGAAGAATCTCCACAGATTTCCCAGGACCAGCCCTTGCCCAACTGTGTGACCCAACCCCAATGCTTAACACAAACATTGCCCCCATCTGTGGCTCAGGTCCAGAACAACACCCAGCTCACATCCTCTCTCCAAAACCTACCACCTTCTTCTCCACCCCAGAATAGGACCCATAGAACAATTTGCCCTACATCCCAGGAGGAGGTATGGCCTCTCATCCCAACTGAAAATCAGCATGTGGAACGGCCCCCACAGAAACAACAGAAACATAGGAAGGTTTTACCCTCTTCACTTCAAAAGTCTCAGGAAGCAAAGAGCCAATCCACTCTCAAACATCACCAGGGCAGTCGCCCCTCCCTGATCCCCAAGTCTGCCCCCAACCTTCCTGGGGATTCTAAGAGCACCAAGTTCCATGAGCGATCAGAGCAACACAGACTAGAGAGGTTCATTACACATGAACACCAGGCTGGCCCTCCCTGCAGATTACCAGCATCCCAGGACTTCACACAGACTCAGGGCAAATTCCCAAGGAAGTGCTGTGGGTGCCAGACAAAAGATAAGCATGGCCACTTCCTGACTGCCCAGCCTGCTGAACTTGCTTATGAAAGTAGAAAAGGTGTGCAGAAGGTGAAGTCCACATGCTCTGGAAGATTCCTTAAGGGCCCAGAGCAAGACATAAAGAGGAGGGACCCTGAAGATCTACCCTGGAAGTCAAGAAGCACCCCAGTAAAGGTTCTGGAAGGTGAAAAGGAGGATTTTGAAAGTGACTTGATGAGGCCAGGGAAGTGTGACTCAGGAAGTGACTTATCTACAGGCTTAAACAAGAAACTTCTGGAAAAAATCCTCCACGACCATCTGAGCAAAAAGTTGGTACAGATAAATGAGGGCATAATCCCTGTGTATGTGCGTGGATCCTGGCTTGCTGCCAACTATACTTTTCCCAAGTCCAACACCCACAAAAAACATATCAATCTAGCATTCTCCAAGGATCAGCAATCCCGAGTGAACACATCCCAGAATCTTTTCTTCCTTGATCCAGGAACTCACCTGATGCTAGAAACAGATATTATGAGGTCTCGGGTGAGACACAGGTGGAGTCCACAACTCCAAGCCCTTGATCCCATGAATCACAGCTTTGGTGAGAGACCACCCTTGCCCCTTCCACTATCGGCCTCTCCCTTGGACTCCTGTGACTCCAGGGCCAACTCCATTTCCAAGGTTGCCAGTTTCCCAGAAGAACTTCCTTGGAAAGGTCCAGAAGAGAAGGTGGTAAAAAAAATGTCAGTTCCCACCCTGCAGAGTCCCCTCCCTGATCCCTCACCTGCAGAGAGGCAGAAGGCCTGGAGAGGAACCCCACTGGGTGGCAGCCATGAGCCCTCAGTGGTCCCTCCAACTAACCAGGAGGACCACCTGCCTTCTCAGCCTCACAATTACAGTCTCCCTGGCAGAACCCAAAATGGCAGGATTATCATGGGAACTGCGAGAGGCAGCCTCAAGCCCAGTCCAAGCTTGGCAAAGGCCAGGTGTGAACcatgggaggagagaggaggtaTGGTCTCAGGAGACCCATGCTGTGGTACAGCAATGCTGGAAATCAAACTACAGTCCCAGTCTTCAAGATCTGAAGAGACCAGGAGGACAGAGGTAGAGAAGGAGGAGCCTCCTAAATGGGAAGTGACagtctctccccttcctgccagAGAGATGTCAGACCCTCCAGAAAGCTACACTGAGAAAAGGAAGCATCACTTTCTGCAGTCTCTATGCCCCAGTAAAAAAGGCATAGGGCAGGAAGATTCCTTGGAAAAAGTCAAACCACTGTCATCCACTGCCCAGACCCAGGGATCAGTCATAAGCAAAGTGTTAACAGACAATGGGACGGCTAAAGCCCAGAACATCATGACAGCTGTTCAACAGATCCTGGTGGACAAGCTGGGGCATCAGCATGGAGGTGGTCTACCAGAATTAAACTGA